The Yoonia sp. SS1-5 genome contains a region encoding:
- a CDS encoding acetolactate synthase 3 large subunit codes for MTKAMTGAKMVVQALIDQGVDVVFGYPGGAVLPIYDEIFQQNHIQHVLVRHEQGAVHAAEGYARSTGKPGVALVTSGPGATNAVTGLTDALMDSIPIIVLTGQVPTFMIGSDAFQEADTVGITRPCTKHNWLVKETDKLAPTLHEAFHIATSGRPGPVVIDIPKDVQFATGKYTEARQVETHYNPQTKGDLEMITELAKAMETAKRPIFYTGGGVINSGPAASQLLRELVAATGFPITSTLMGLGAYPASGDNWIGMLGMHGLYEANMAMHDCDLMINIGARFDDRITGRLDAFSPGSKKAHIDIDASSINKVIKVDIPILGDCAHVLEDLLNVWKSRGRKTDKEEVTKWWHQINEWKKVDCLKFEQKGKTIKPQYALARLEELTKKHDRYICTEVGQHQMWAAQYLGFEDPNRWMTSGGLGTMGYGFPASIGVQMGNPDALVINVAGEASWLMNMQELGTAMQYRLPVKQFILNNERLGMVRQWQELLHGERYSSSWSESLPDFVKLAEAFGAKGIQCQDPDTLDDAIMEMITHDGPVLFDCLVEKHENCFPMIPSGKPHNEMLLGENADVANAIKSDGAVMV; via the coding sequence ATGACAAAAGCCATGACGGGCGCAAAAATGGTCGTACAAGCACTGATTGATCAGGGCGTGGACGTCGTCTTTGGTTACCCCGGTGGTGCCGTCCTACCGATCTATGACGAAATCTTTCAGCAAAACCACATCCAGCACGTGTTGGTGCGCCACGAACAAGGTGCGGTTCACGCGGCCGAAGGCTACGCGCGTTCCACCGGCAAACCCGGTGTGGCGCTGGTCACCTCCGGCCCTGGTGCCACAAATGCGGTCACGGGCCTGACTGATGCGCTGATGGACAGCATCCCGATCATCGTTCTAACCGGTCAGGTGCCGACTTTCATGATCGGGTCAGATGCGTTTCAAGAGGCTGACACCGTTGGTATCACACGGCCCTGCACGAAACATAACTGGCTCGTCAAGGAAACCGACAAGCTGGCCCCGACCCTGCACGAGGCCTTCCATATCGCCACATCCGGCCGCCCCGGCCCTGTTGTGATCGACATCCCCAAAGATGTGCAGTTTGCAACCGGCAAATATACCGAGGCGCGGCAAGTCGAAACTCATTACAACCCACAAACCAAAGGTGATCTGGAAATGATTACCGAACTGGCCAAGGCGATGGAAACCGCAAAACGCCCGATTTTCTATACCGGCGGCGGCGTGATCAATTCCGGCCCTGCAGCCAGCCAATTGCTGCGCGAACTGGTGGCCGCCACCGGCTTTCCGATCACCTCCACGCTGATGGGGCTGGGCGCCTACCCCGCATCCGGCGATAACTGGATCGGGATGCTGGGCATGCATGGGCTGTACGAGGCGAACATGGCCATGCATGACTGCGATCTGATGATCAATATCGGTGCGCGGTTCGACGACCGGATCACCGGGCGGCTGGATGCTTTCAGCCCCGGGTCCAAAAAGGCGCATATCGACATCGACGCATCCTCAATCAACAAGGTGATCAAGGTCGATATCCCGATCCTGGGCGATTGCGCGCATGTGCTAGAAGACCTGCTGAACGTCTGGAAATCCCGTGGCCGGAAAACGGACAAGGAAGAGGTCACCAAATGGTGGCACCAGATCAACGAATGGAAAAAAGTCGACTGCCTGAAGTTCGAGCAAAAGGGCAAGACGATCAAACCGCAATACGCCTTGGCGCGGCTTGAGGAACTGACCAAAAAGCACGACCGCTACATCTGCACGGAAGTGGGCCAGCACCAGATGTGGGCCGCGCAATATCTGGGGTTTGAGGACCCCAATCGCTGGATGACGTCCGGCGGGCTGGGCACGATGGGCTACGGCTTCCCCGCCTCGATTGGCGTACAAATGGGCAACCCCGACGCGCTTGTCATTAACGTGGCTGGCGAAGCGTCCTGGTTGATGAACATGCAGGAACTGGGTACGGCCATGCAGTACCGCCTGCCCGTCAAACAGTTCATCCTGAACAACGAACGCCTTGGCATGGTCCGCCAATGGCAGGAGTTGCTGCATGGGGAACGGTATTCGTCCAGCTGGTCCGAAAGCCTGCCCGATTTCGTGAAACTGGCCGAGGCGTTCGGGGCGAAGGGCATCCAATGCCAAGATCCCGACACGCTGGATGATGCGATCATGGAAATGATCACTCATGACGGGCCGGTCCTGTTCGACTGTCTGGTTGAAAAGCACGAAAACTGCTTCCCGATGATCCCGTCCGGCAAACCGCATAACGAAATGCTGCTGGGCGAAAACGCAGACGTGGCCAACGCGATCAAATCCGATGGCGCAGTGATGGTCTAA
- the ilvN gene encoding acetolactate synthase small subunit encodes MSPLKIKKGATSHSAYDLRPTFSDKEEQHTLAVLVENEPGVLARVIGLFSGRGYNIDSLTVAEVDHLGHRSRITIVTTGTPQIINQIKAQLGRIVDVHKVNDLTVEGPSVERELALFKVTGTGDHRIEAIRLADIFRASVVDSTLESFVFEITGTPEKIDAFAELMQPLGLQELARTGVAALSRGGVSAA; translated from the coding sequence ATGTCACCACTCAAAATCAAAAAAGGCGCCACAAGCCATTCCGCCTACGACCTCCGGCCCACATTCTCGGACAAGGAAGAACAGCATACACTTGCTGTTCTGGTCGAGAACGAGCCCGGTGTGCTGGCGCGCGTTATCGGGCTATTCTCTGGCCGCGGATATAATATCGACAGCCTGACCGTGGCCGAAGTGGACCATCTGGGTCACCGGTCGCGCATCACCATTGTGACCACCGGAACGCCGCAGATCATCAACCAGATCAAGGCACAGCTTGGCCGTATCGTGGACGTCCATAAGGTCAATGACCTGACGGTCGAGGGGCCATCGGTTGAACGCGAATTGGCATTGTTCAAGGTGACCGGTACGGGCGATCACCGTATCGAGGCCATTCGCCTTGCCGATATTTTCAGGGCAAGTGTGGTTGATAGTACATTGGAATCGTTTGTATTTGAGATCACCGGCACCCCGGAAAAGATCGACGCATTTGCCGAGTTGATGCAACCCTTGGGCCTGCAGGAACTGGCCCGGACCGGTGTTGCAGCCCTGTCGCGCGGCGGTGTCAGCGCCGCCTGA